A window of the Vibrio ostreae genome harbors these coding sequences:
- a CDS encoding Bax inhibitor-1/YccA family protein translates to MNSPMYSRTSSYDSALQTNKVLRNTYALLSMTLLWSAVVAGISMTMNLPRPGIIIMLVGFYGLLYLTEKNRNNGMGLVFTFLFTGFLGYTIGPILNMYIGAGMGDVVLTALGGTALAFMGASAYALTTKRDLSFLGGVLMAGFVVLLIGMVANIFLQMPMLHLAMSGMFVLFSTGVILLTTQQIVRGGETNYISATVSLYVSIYNLFISLLSILGIMNDD, encoded by the coding sequence ATGAACAGTCCTATGTATTCACGCACCTCGTCTTATGACAGTGCATTACAAACTAACAAGGTGCTGAGAAACACTTACGCACTGCTTTCAATGACACTGCTATGGTCTGCGGTTGTGGCTGGTATCTCAATGACGATGAACCTTCCTCGCCCAGGAATCATCATCATGCTGGTCGGTTTCTATGGCCTGCTTTATCTAACTGAGAAAAACCGTAACAACGGCATGGGTCTCGTTTTCACATTCCTGTTCACCGGTTTCCTTGGTTACACCATAGGTCCAATCCTGAACATGTACATCGGTGCAGGTATGGGCGATGTGGTTCTAACCGCTCTGGGTGGTACAGCACTGGCCTTCATGGGTGCGTCTGCTTATGCACTGACCACGAAGCGTGACCTGTCATTCCTGGGTGGCGTACTGATGGCTGGTTTTGTTGTTCTGCTGATCGGTATGGTTGCAAACATCTTCCTGCAAATGCCGATGCTTCATCTGGCAATGAGCGGCATGTTCGTGCTGTTCTCAACCGGCGTAATCCTGCTGACTACTCAGCAAATCGTACGTGGTGGTGAGACAAACTACATCTCAGCGACGGTGTCACTGTACGTGTCGATCTACAACCTGTTCATCAGCCTGCTAAGTATTCTTGGCATCATGAACGACGACTAA
- a CDS encoding class I SAM-dependent methyltransferase, whose amino-acid sequence MTPAIYLVKGREKSLRRKHPWVFSRGISKIEGEPGLGETVDVYTHEGQWLAKAAYSPHSQIRARVWSFEKEAIDRAFFVKRIQQAQLLREDIIERDGLTGYRLIAAESDGLPGITIDKYQDYLVCQLLSAGAEHQKEALVAALVECFPQCNIYERSDVAVRKKEGLQERVGVLHGEEPPKSVVIEENGVKISVDIVGGHKTGFYLDQRDSRQQSIKYVKNKEVLNCFSYTGGFGLYALKGGAKRVINADVSQPALDTAKFNAELNEFDISKKRAVFLNADVFKLLREYRDQGTQFDVVIMDPPKFAESKAQLNGACRGYKDINMLAMQILKPGGTLLTYSCSGLMDQVLFQKIIADAALDAGRDVKFVERFEQAADHPTDTAYPEGFYLKGFACKVL is encoded by the coding sequence ATGACTCCTGCAATCTATCTGGTCAAAGGTCGAGAGAAATCTTTACGCCGCAAACACCCTTGGGTGTTTTCTCGTGGTATCAGCAAAATCGAAGGCGAACCTGGCCTGGGTGAAACCGTTGATGTCTATACCCACGAAGGCCAATGGCTTGCCAAAGCTGCATACTCTCCGCATTCTCAAATCCGTGCCCGTGTCTGGAGTTTTGAAAAAGAAGCCATCGATCGTGCATTTTTCGTCAAACGTATTCAGCAGGCACAACTGCTGCGTGAAGACATCATTGAGCGCGACGGTCTGACCGGTTACCGCCTGATTGCCGCTGAATCGGATGGTCTGCCAGGCATCACTATCGATAAATACCAGGATTACCTGGTATGCCAACTGTTGAGTGCGGGCGCTGAACATCAGAAAGAAGCCTTGGTTGCAGCACTGGTTGAGTGCTTCCCGCAATGTAATATCTATGAGCGCTCAGACGTAGCTGTGCGTAAAAAAGAAGGGTTGCAGGAGCGCGTCGGCGTGCTGCATGGCGAAGAACCGCCTAAATCTGTGGTGATTGAAGAGAACGGGGTTAAGATCAGTGTCGACATCGTTGGTGGTCATAAAACCGGTTTCTACCTGGACCAGCGTGACAGCCGTCAGCAGTCAATCAAATACGTGAAGAATAAAGAAGTGTTGAACTGCTTCTCATACACTGGCGGTTTTGGCTTGTATGCCCTCAAAGGCGGAGCGAAGCGCGTTATCAACGCCGATGTATCTCAGCCTGCGCTGGATACCGCTAAATTCAATGCCGAGCTGAATGAGTTCGATATCAGTAAAAAACGCGCCGTGTTCCTCAACGCCGATGTATTTAAACTACTGCGTGAATACCGTGATCAGGGTACCCAGTTTGACGTCGTGATCATGGACCCACCGAAATTTGCTGAATCAAAAGCTCAGCTTAATGGTGCGTGCCGCGGCTACAAAGACATCAACATGCTGGCGATGCAAATCCTCAAACCAGGCGGCACGCTGCTGACCTACTCTTGCTCAGGCTTAATGGATCAAGTGCTGTTCCAAAAAATCATCGCCGATGCGGCGCTGGATGCCGGTCGTGACGTAAAGTTTGTTGAACGCTTCGAGCAAGCGGCTGATCACCCGACCGATACCGCTTATCCGGAAGGTTTTTATCTAAAAGGTTTTGCTTGTAAGGTGCTGTAA
- the katG gene encoding catalase/peroxidase HPI has translation MANHDSHSAGQCPVMHGAMTSAGKSNMDWWPNALNLDILHQHDTKTNPLGADFNYRDELKKLDVEGLKKDLKALMTDSQEWWPADWGHYGGLMIRMAWHAAGSYRTADGRGGGATGNQRFAPLNSWPDNGNLDKARRLLWPLKKKYGNKISWADLILLAGNMAYESMGFKTFGFGFGREDIWHPEKDTYWGSEKEWLAPSGSEGSRYSGERDLENPLAAVMMGLIYVNPEGVDGNPDPLKTAQDMRVTFARMAMNDEETVALTAGGHTVGKTHGNGNPAELGPDPEGADVEEQGLGWINHKSRGIGRNAVTSGLEGAWTTHPTQWDNGYFKMLLEHEWQLTKSPAGAWQWEPVDIADQDKPVDVEDASVRCNPMMTDADMALKEDPEYRKISERFYKDQDYFNEVFARAWFKLTHRDLGPKSRYVGPDVPAEDLIWQDPIPAGRSDYDVDAVKAKIAASGLDVSDMVATAWDSARTFRGSDNRGGANGARIRLAPQKDWAGNEPERLAKVLSVLEGIAADAGISVADTIVLAGNVGIEQAIKAAGFDVKVPFSPGRGDASADMTDVESFDVLEPLADGFRNWQKQHYVVKPEELLLDRAQLMGLTAPEMTVLIGGMRVLGTNHSGSEHGVFTDRVGTLTNDFFVNLTDMSYRWKPTGRNSYDIVERKSGATKWTATRVDLVFGSNSILRAYAEVYAQDDNQAKFINDFVAAWTKVMDADRFDLM, from the coding sequence ATGGCAAATCATGACAGTCACTCCGCAGGTCAATGCCCGGTAATGCACGGTGCGATGACTTCTGCGGGGAAATCCAATATGGATTGGTGGCCGAACGCACTCAACCTGGATATTCTGCATCAGCACGATACCAAAACCAATCCGCTTGGAGCCGACTTCAACTACCGTGATGAGCTAAAAAAACTCGACGTTGAAGGGCTGAAGAAAGACCTAAAAGCATTAATGACCGACAGTCAGGAATGGTGGCCGGCCGACTGGGGACACTATGGCGGTTTGATGATTCGGATGGCCTGGCACGCAGCGGGCAGCTATCGTACTGCTGATGGCCGCGGCGGCGGCGCGACTGGTAACCAGCGTTTTGCTCCGCTTAACTCATGGCCGGATAATGGTAACCTTGATAAAGCTCGTCGCCTGCTGTGGCCACTGAAGAAAAAATACGGTAACAAAATCAGCTGGGCCGACTTGATTCTGCTGGCCGGTAACATGGCTTATGAGTCAATGGGCTTTAAAACCTTTGGTTTTGGCTTTGGCCGCGAAGATATCTGGCACCCGGAAAAAGATACTTACTGGGGCTCGGAGAAAGAGTGGCTGGCACCGAGTGGTAGCGAAGGGTCGCGATACTCAGGTGAACGTGATCTGGAAAACCCGCTGGCAGCAGTAATGATGGGGCTGATTTATGTCAATCCGGAAGGGGTGGACGGTAACCCGGATCCGCTCAAAACGGCCCAGGATATGCGCGTCACGTTTGCCCGCATGGCGATGAATGATGAAGAGACGGTTGCACTGACCGCCGGTGGACATACCGTGGGTAAAACGCATGGTAATGGTAATCCTGCTGAACTGGGACCGGATCCGGAAGGTGCAGATGTCGAAGAACAGGGCCTTGGCTGGATTAACCATAAATCACGCGGTATTGGCCGCAACGCGGTGACCAGCGGCCTGGAAGGGGCATGGACTACACATCCTACGCAATGGGACAACGGTTACTTCAAAATGCTGCTTGAACATGAGTGGCAGTTAACGAAGAGTCCGGCAGGCGCCTGGCAATGGGAGCCAGTTGATATTGCTGACCAGGATAAACCGGTCGATGTGGAAGATGCATCGGTGCGCTGCAATCCGATGATGACGGATGCTGACATGGCGCTGAAAGAAGATCCGGAATACCGCAAGATCTCCGAGCGTTTCTACAAAGATCAGGATTACTTCAATGAAGTATTTGCTCGTGCCTGGTTCAAACTGACTCACCGTGACCTGGGACCTAAATCTCGTTATGTTGGTCCGGATGTACCGGCGGAAGATCTAATTTGGCAGGACCCGATTCCTGCTGGGCGCAGTGATTACGATGTGGATGCTGTTAAAGCCAAAATCGCAGCAAGCGGTTTGGATGTGAGTGACATGGTGGCAACAGCCTGGGACAGTGCCCGTACTTTCCGTGGCTCCGATAACCGCGGTGGCGCGAATGGTGCACGTATTCGCCTCGCACCGCAGAAAGATTGGGCAGGTAATGAGCCTGAGCGTCTGGCAAAAGTGCTCTCGGTGCTAGAAGGTATTGCAGCTGACGCAGGCATCAGTGTGGCTGATACGATTGTTCTGGCGGGTAACGTCGGCATCGAGCAGGCCATAAAAGCGGCTGGCTTTGATGTTAAAGTCCCGTTTAGTCCTGGCCGTGGTGACGCAAGTGCAGACATGACCGATGTCGAGTCTTTTGACGTACTGGAACCGTTGGCGGATGGGTTCCGTAACTGGCAGAAACAGCACTACGTGGTGAAGCCGGAAGAGCTGCTACTGGATCGTGCGCAACTAATGGGACTGACTGCACCGGAGATGACAGTACTGATTGGTGGTATGCGCGTGCTGGGTACCAACCATTCTGGTAGTGAACACGGCGTGTTTACTGACCGGGTTGGTACACTGACCAATGATTTCTTCGTTAATCTGACGGATATGTCATACCGTTGGAAACCGACTGGTCGTAACTCGTACGATATTGTCGAGCGTAAGAGTGGTGCGACGAAATGGACCGCAACCCGCGTCGATCTGGTGTTTGGTTCCAACTCTATCTTGCGTGCTTATGCCGAGGTGTATGCTCAGGATGATAACCAGGCGAAATTCATCAATGACTTTGTCGCGGCTTGGACTAAAGTGATGGACGCAGACCGCTTTGATCTGATGTGA
- a CDS encoding TusE/DsrC/DsvC family sulfur relay protein, which produces MFEYNGKTIDTDAQGYLLDYTVWEEGMIDILAKEEGITLTDAHLEVVHFVRRFYEEFNTSPAIRMLVKAMEKEHGPEKGNSKYLFKLFPKGPAKQATKLAGLPKPAKCL; this is translated from the coding sequence ATGTTTGAATACAACGGCAAAACTATCGACACCGATGCTCAGGGCTACCTGCTTGATTACACGGTGTGGGAAGAAGGGATGATTGACATTCTGGCCAAGGAAGAAGGCATTACGCTGACCGATGCTCATCTTGAGGTCGTGCATTTCGTGCGTCGCTTCTACGAAGAATTTAACACTTCGCCAGCGATTCGTATGCTGGTGAAAGCGATGGAAAAAGAGCACGGCCCGGAAAAAGGTAACAGCAAATATCTGTTTAAGCTGTTCCCTAAAGGCCCGGCCAAGCAAGCAACCAAACTCGCTGGCTTGCCAAAGCCTGCCAAATGCTTATAA
- the yccX gene encoding acylphosphatase, which translates to MSIKCDKFIVSGVVQGVGFRYHTAHQGLVLGLTGYAKNLFSGDVEVIACGDHDKVEELYQWLQEGPRTASVERVERTECVTDKNYRGFEIL; encoded by the coding sequence ATGTCGATCAAATGCGATAAGTTTATTGTGTCGGGCGTCGTCCAAGGAGTGGGGTTTCGCTACCACACCGCGCACCAGGGATTGGTATTGGGTTTAACCGGTTATGCGAAAAATCTGTTTAGTGGTGACGTGGAAGTGATTGCATGTGGTGACCACGATAAGGTTGAAGAGTTATATCAATGGCTGCAGGAAGGGCCAAGAACCGCCAGTGTCGAGCGGGTAGAGCGTACCGAGTGTGTCACCGATAAAAACTATCGGGGGTTTGAAATCCTGTAA
- a CDS encoding DMT family transporter yields the protein MKQSGHWAVLLAALLWGTTGTVASFAPQVSALAIGAFAMGVGGLLQALLARRQLCRCWRQLLEDKKRLLSGGIAVAIYPLAFYSSMRMAGVAIGTVITIASAPFISALFERFLSQAQTLNRRWLFSLFLGVLGMVLLCLSKPATDSSVASDMDKYIGIGLGIIAGASYAYYSWVAKNMIDKGIRSDAAMGSLFCVAALILLPSLWFTGEQLFTRTTHILVISYMAFIPMFVGYLAFGYGLRSVSASGATLLTLFEPVVAAVLAVLVVGEVIPLPGWVGIGLICLCLITQSSEPRDRPFDPAYDSRI from the coding sequence GTGAAGCAAAGCGGACATTGGGCAGTGCTGCTGGCAGCATTGTTATGGGGAACGACAGGGACGGTAGCCAGTTTTGCACCGCAGGTCAGTGCGTTAGCAATTGGTGCGTTTGCCATGGGAGTTGGCGGCTTGTTGCAAGCTCTGCTGGCACGCAGACAGTTGTGTCGTTGCTGGCGTCAACTGCTGGAGGATAAAAAGCGGCTGCTGTCCGGTGGCATTGCCGTGGCAATTTACCCACTGGCGTTTTATTCCTCGATGCGAATGGCGGGTGTCGCCATCGGAACGGTTATTACTATTGCTTCTGCTCCGTTCATTTCCGCTCTGTTTGAACGTTTCCTTAGCCAAGCGCAGACCCTCAATCGTCGCTGGTTGTTCAGCCTGTTTTTGGGCGTACTTGGGATGGTTTTGCTGTGTCTGTCAAAACCCGCCACTGACAGCAGCGTTGCTTCTGACATGGATAAATACATCGGGATTGGGCTGGGTATTATCGCTGGCGCATCTTATGCGTATTATTCCTGGGTCGCCAAGAACATGATTGATAAAGGGATTCGCTCCGATGCCGCGATGGGTAGTCTGTTCTGTGTGGCGGCGTTGATTCTATTACCGTCATTATGGTTTACCGGTGAGCAGCTATTTACCCGTACCACTCATATTCTGGTTATCAGCTATATGGCTTTTATTCCGATGTTTGTTGGTTATCTGGCCTTTGGTTACGGTTTACGTTCTGTATCGGCCAGTGGCGCGACGTTGCTGACTTTGTTTGAGCCTGTGGTCGCCGCAGTGCTTGCCGTGCTGGTGGTGGGTGAAGTGATTCCTCTGCCTGGCTGGGTTGGTATAGGTCTGATTTGTCTGTGTTTGATAACACAATCCAGTGAACCCAGGGACAGGCCATTTGACCCCGCATATGACTCTCGTATTTAA
- a CDS encoding amino acid ABC transporter permease: MTTHQFQPSLPPPANTTGLVGWLKKNLFNGPVNSVVTLILAYFAISGIWSVLDWAIIKADWIGTTRDACSRDGACWVFISVRWDQFMYGFYPTEELWRPRLFFATLAIFVALLAYEKTPKRGWLWLFFIFVYPFIMATLLYGGVMGLEVVDTHNWGGLLVTLIIALVGIIASLPIGIVLALGRRSDMPVIRSLSTVYIEAWRGVPLITVLFMASVMLPLFLSEGSETDKLLRALIGVVMFSSAYMAEVTRGGLQAIPKGQYEAADALGLSYWKKIGLIIMPQALKITIPSIVNTFIGLFKDTSLVLIIGMFDVLGIGQAANTDPDWLGFATESYVFVALVFWVFCFGMSRYSIWLEGKLHTGHKR, encoded by the coding sequence ATGACAACACATCAGTTTCAACCTAGCTTGCCGCCACCAGCAAACACCACAGGTCTGGTCGGCTGGCTGAAGAAAAATCTGTTCAATGGTCCGGTTAATTCGGTGGTTACTCTGATTCTGGCTTACTTTGCCATCTCAGGAATCTGGTCCGTACTGGATTGGGCAATCATCAAGGCTGACTGGATCGGTACGACACGTGATGCTTGTAGCCGGGATGGCGCGTGCTGGGTTTTCATCAGCGTGCGCTGGGATCAGTTTATGTACGGCTTCTACCCGACGGAAGAATTATGGCGCCCTCGCCTGTTCTTCGCCACGCTAGCTATCTTCGTCGCATTACTTGCGTATGAAAAAACGCCAAAACGTGGCTGGTTATGGCTGTTCTTTATCTTCGTCTACCCGTTCATCATGGCCACATTATTGTACGGTGGAGTCATGGGACTAGAGGTGGTAGATACCCACAACTGGGGTGGTCTGCTGGTCACGCTCATCATCGCTCTGGTCGGTATTATTGCCTCTCTACCCATTGGTATCGTGCTGGCACTCGGCCGTCGTTCAGACATGCCGGTTATTCGCAGCCTGAGCACGGTTTACATCGAAGCCTGGCGTGGTGTGCCGCTTATCACCGTACTGTTCATGGCTTCGGTCATGTTGCCGCTGTTCCTGTCTGAAGGCTCAGAAACAGATAAATTGCTGCGTGCCCTGATTGGTGTGGTGATGTTCAGCTCCGCCTACATGGCCGAGGTTACCCGCGGTGGTTTGCAGGCGATACCAAAAGGTCAGTACGAAGCTGCTGATGCTCTGGGTCTGAGCTACTGGAAGAAAATCGGCCTGATTATTATGCCGCAGGCATTAAAAATCACCATTCCGTCGATTGTGAATACTTTCATTGGTCTGTTCAAAGACACCAGTCTGGTGCTGATCATCGGTATGTTCGATGTGTTGGGCATCGGCCAGGCCGCCAATACCGATCCGGACTGGTTAGGTTTTGCAACAGAAAGTTATGTATTTGTCGCGTTAGTGTTCTGGGTGTTCTGTTTCGGCATGTCGAGATACTCAATTTGGCTCGAAGGCAAACTCCACACCGGCCACAAACGATAA
- a CDS encoding amino acid ABC transporter substrate-binding protein, with translation MANKLTLLASVVAASTAMMANTASAAESTLDKVLEQGVLTCGVSTGLPGFSNPNSKGEWEGIDVEYCQALAAAVLGDKTKVKYVPLTAKERFTALQSGEIDVLSRNTTWTLHRDSALGLNFIGVNYYDGQGFMVKKDLGISSAKELDGASVCVQSGTTTELNLADYFRNQGMSYKPVVFDTAAQTSKGFDAGRCDVLTTDQSGLYALRLNLQSPDSAMVLPEIISKEPLGPVVRQDDDKWFNVAKWTLFAMVNAEEYGITSQNADAMLKSDNPEVKRILGVDGPKGSGLGIRDDWGYQIVKQVGNYGESFERTVGKGSPLQISRGVNALWNAGGFMYAPPIR, from the coding sequence ATGGCAAATAAACTAACACTTCTCGCTTCCGTCGTAGCGGCATCTACTGCCATGATGGCGAACACCGCATCAGCTGCTGAAAGCACCCTGGATAAGGTCTTAGAGCAAGGCGTCCTGACTTGTGGTGTAAGTACTGGTCTACCGGGCTTCTCAAACCCTAACTCCAAAGGTGAATGGGAAGGGATCGATGTTGAATATTGTCAGGCTTTGGCCGCTGCTGTGCTAGGTGACAAAACTAAAGTTAAATACGTACCTCTGACCGCAAAAGAACGCTTCACTGCTCTGCAGTCAGGCGAAATCGACGTGCTGTCCCGCAATACGACCTGGACTCTGCATCGCGACAGCGCCCTGGGCCTGAACTTCATTGGCGTTAACTACTATGATGGTCAGGGCTTCATGGTCAAGAAAGACCTCGGTATCAGCAGCGCCAAGGAACTCGACGGTGCATCTGTCTGTGTTCAATCAGGTACAACAACTGAACTCAACCTTGCTGACTACTTCCGTAACCAAGGTATGAGCTATAAGCCAGTAGTATTTGATACTGCAGCGCAAACTTCGAAAGGTTTCGATGCTGGTCGCTGTGACGTGCTGACTACCGACCAATCTGGTCTGTACGCACTGCGTCTGAACCTGCAATCTCCAGATTCAGCCATGGTACTGCCAGAAATCATTTCTAAAGAACCTCTGGGGCCAGTCGTGCGTCAGGATGATGACAAATGGTTCAACGTAGCCAAGTGGACACTGTTTGCTATGGTTAACGCAGAAGAATACGGCATCACTTCGCAAAACGCTGATGCAATGCTGAAATCAGATAACCCTGAGGTCAAACGTATTCTGGGTGTAGATGGTCCGAAAGGTTCAGGCCTGGGTATTCGTGACGACTGGGGCTACCAGATCGTGAAACAAGTCGGTAACTACGGTGAAAGCTTTGAGCGCACGGTAGGTAAAGGTTCGCCTCTGCAGATCTCCCGTGGTGTCAACGCACTGTGGAATGCTGGCGGCTTTATGTACGCGCCACCTATCCGTTAA
- a CDS encoding amino acid ABC transporter ATP-binding protein, with protein MTPQNSNETMISIKDMNKWYGEFHVLKNINLEVKKGERIVICGPSGSGKSTMIRCINRLEEHQKGQIVVSGNELTEDLKNIEAVRREVGMCFQHFNLFPHLTVLENCTLAPIWVKKMPKDEAEAIAMKFLKRVKIPDQADKYPGQLSGGQQQRVAIARSLCMNPQVMLFDEPTSALDPEMVREVLDVMVELAEEGMTMLCVTHEMGFAKEVADRVIFMDAGEIIEENNPKDFFENPQSDRTQAFLAQILHH; from the coding sequence ATGACGCCACAAAACTCAAATGAAACCATGATCTCTATTAAAGACATGAACAAGTGGTACGGCGAATTTCACGTACTGAAAAACATCAACCTGGAAGTAAAGAAAGGCGAACGCATCGTTATTTGTGGTCCATCCGGGTCAGGGAAATCGACCATGATTCGCTGTATCAACCGCCTCGAAGAACACCAGAAAGGACAGATCGTTGTCTCCGGTAACGAGCTGACTGAAGATTTGAAAAACATCGAAGCAGTGCGCCGTGAAGTCGGTATGTGCTTCCAGCACTTCAACCTCTTCCCGCATCTGACGGTACTGGAAAACTGTACCCTGGCGCCTATCTGGGTGAAAAAGATGCCAAAAGATGAGGCCGAAGCGATTGCGATGAAATTCCTGAAACGGGTAAAAATCCCTGATCAGGCGGATAAATATCCGGGCCAGCTTTCCGGTGGTCAACAGCAACGCGTCGCCATTGCACGCTCTTTGTGCATGAACCCGCAAGTGATGCTGTTCGATGAGCCAACATCAGCACTCGACCCAGAAATGGTGCGCGAAGTACTCGATGTTATGGTGGAGCTGGCTGAAGAAGGCATGACCATGTTGTGTGTGACCCACGAAATGGGCTTTGCCAAAGAAGTGGCTGACCGGGTGATATTCATGGATGCCGGCGAAATTATCGAAGAGAACAATCCAAAAGATTTCTTCGAAAATCCGCAATCTGACCGGACACAGGCATTCCTTGCGCAGATTCTGCATCACTAA
- a CDS encoding amino acid ABC transporter permease, with protein sequence MKPTNTSVPKSAAPAAAKSTSLLYNPTFRSVVFQIIAVSVLVLFFYTIVSNTLNNLESRGIATGFGFLDQPAGFGIGLSLIDYDETYSYGRTFVVGLLNTALVSILGIIFATVIGFILGIARLSSNWLVSRLAAVYIETFRNIPLLLQIFFWYFAVLQALPSPRQSMSLGEAIFLNVRGLYFPAPVFESGSNVVVIAFVLGIIATFAIGVWAKNKQKLTGQQTPMGRIALLLCIGLPVIVYFIMGMPISAQYPELKGFNFRGGISIIPELAALLVALSVYTAAFIAEIVRSGINAVSHGQTEAAMSLGLPRAKTLKLVVIPQALRIIIPPLTSQYLNLTKNSSLAMAIGYPDLVSVFAGTTLNQTGQAIEIIAMTMGVYLALSLITSALMNLYNRKVALVER encoded by the coding sequence ATGAAACCTACCAATACTTCTGTGCCAAAGTCAGCGGCCCCTGCTGCGGCTAAGAGCACAAGCTTACTCTACAATCCCACTTTCCGCTCGGTCGTTTTTCAGATTATTGCTGTGTCCGTGCTGGTTCTTTTTTTCTACACCATTGTCAGTAATACGCTGAATAACTTGGAATCACGCGGTATCGCGACCGGTTTTGGTTTCCTTGACCAACCGGCAGGGTTCGGGATCGGCCTTAGTCTGATCGACTATGACGAAACCTACTCCTACGGACGTACATTTGTTGTAGGCCTGCTCAACACGGCGCTGGTGTCGATTCTAGGTATTATTTTCGCTACCGTCATCGGATTCATTCTGGGTATCGCCCGTTTGTCATCCAACTGGCTGGTCAGCCGGCTGGCAGCGGTATACATTGAAACGTTTCGTAATATCCCCCTTCTGCTTCAGATCTTCTTCTGGTATTTCGCTGTGTTACAGGCTCTGCCGTCACCGCGTCAGAGTATGAGCCTGGGCGAAGCGATCTTTCTGAACGTTCGGGGGCTGTACTTCCCGGCACCGGTTTTTGAATCCGGGTCCAATGTGGTGGTGATTGCGTTTGTTTTGGGCATTATTGCCACATTCGCTATCGGGGTTTGGGCTAAAAACAAACAAAAGCTCACCGGTCAGCAAACGCCGATGGGGCGCATCGCACTGCTGCTGTGTATCGGTCTGCCAGTGATTGTCTACTTTATTATGGGTATGCCAATTTCTGCGCAATATCCAGAGTTAAAGGGTTTTAACTTCCGTGGTGGTATCAGCATCATTCCTGAACTGGCTGCTTTATTGGTTGCATTAAGCGTTTATACCGCTGCCTTTATCGCAGAAATTGTCCGTTCCGGTATCAATGCGGTTAGCCATGGTCAGACCGAAGCGGCCATGTCGCTGGGCTTACCACGCGCTAAAACCTTGAAACTGGTCGTCATTCCACAGGCACTGCGCATCATCATACCGCCACTAACCAGCCAATATCTGAATCTGACCAAAAACTCATCACTGGCGATGGCGATTGGTTATCCGGATTTGGTGTCTGTGTTCGCCGGCACCACGCTGAACCAGACGGGTCAGGCCATTGAGATCATCGCCATGACCATGGGTGTGTATCTGGCACTTAGCCTTATCACATCAGCACTGATGAACCTGTATAACCGTAAAGTTGCTTTGGTGGAGAGATAA